In Symmachiella dynata, the following are encoded in one genomic region:
- a CDS encoding family 20 glycosylhydrolase, producing MSTKTLSLCTLLLFACGALFPIGCTVSSEEDPAPEAEVSAPDENTDSEVFTDEVPADDETSVSNQEELAKVLDEAETALANEAETEEAADAEVADSTEIPDTSHLHLKWIHDANVDGPETYEHHHEYLAKSKNKARLVLTNNGQTALPAKGWALYFRIGPFMYLDEEAFAQDNETVKASFTGIQGRYKIEPTDGFKPLKADESLTIPIVGMRQIMLNSDPPVGFYLVSIDEDGNEALVGDIAIEYGPIKGFTPSPEPIGARADAKSRYARHSQYNGESEPQVALPAPRNVDLDDSKKIDLAQLAAVESSDDLKFESDALTTLLNKHRQANESDEAATVSLTIDPELAKEQYKLTVNDEGVSLSGGSAAGVFYGIQTIDQLLDRFGDHLPYLTIDDQPQFSYRGLMVDICRHYFGPETLKKVIDQMAHYKMNILQLRLNEDEAWRIEIPSLPELTEIGSKRGHVTHDADGKVVQLPVVLNDGGTGPSGYLTREDYIDLLKYAKARHIEVIPEIAVPGHARSAIQALLDKPGYLMIDPEDKSEHLSPQGFDDNILNPAMEGVYPFLEEVFTAVNEMHDAAGVPLAHVHIGGDEAPEEAWTLSPAIAAMGYENVDPKVDPEKSVAVHRKIRDDFSQKLYEIIDNTSSGTVHVGSWHENAPFVTARMADGKAYITEWDFDGDATYARLKTGQPTVLCNPRTSYFDMAYENNPTERGHFWSGFTDTKDVYEYRPLALTDKPLPQKERDLILGIQSQLWTETINTPEMLEWYMLPRLLPFAERAWNPDVSDEDVADQWPAFAAFVGNYALPRLEREGVHFRIPKPGAIEEDGKLKAIVPYPGLEIRYTTDGSDPVVESPLYDPQDPPAYDAKIKLRAFTPEGRGSSTVPVEE from the coding sequence ATGTCGACAAAAACACTCTCCCTTTGCACATTGCTGTTGTTTGCTTGCGGGGCACTTTTTCCCATCGGCTGTACTGTCTCCAGCGAGGAAGACCCAGCCCCAGAGGCAGAAGTTTCCGCTCCCGATGAAAACACAGATTCCGAAGTCTTCACGGATGAAGTCCCTGCGGACGATGAGACCTCAGTCAGCAACCAAGAGGAATTAGCCAAAGTCCTGGATGAAGCGGAAACCGCCTTGGCCAATGAGGCCGAGACGGAGGAGGCGGCAGACGCGGAAGTCGCCGACTCAACGGAAATCCCCGACACCAGCCACCTCCATTTAAAATGGATACACGATGCCAACGTCGATGGACCGGAGACGTATGAGCACCATCACGAGTATCTGGCAAAGTCCAAAAACAAAGCGCGGTTGGTTCTGACCAACAACGGACAAACGGCATTGCCGGCAAAAGGCTGGGCGCTCTACTTCCGCATCGGACCGTTTATGTATCTCGACGAAGAAGCTTTTGCTCAAGACAACGAAACGGTCAAAGCCAGCTTCACCGGAATCCAGGGCCGCTACAAAATCGAACCGACCGACGGCTTTAAACCGCTGAAAGCCGACGAGTCGTTGACGATCCCGATTGTTGGCATGCGTCAAATCATGCTCAACAGCGATCCGCCGGTCGGATTCTATTTGGTCAGCATCGACGAAGACGGGAACGAGGCCTTGGTCGGCGACATCGCCATTGAATACGGTCCGATCAAAGGGTTCACTCCTTCGCCGGAACCAATTGGAGCTCGCGCGGATGCCAAATCCCGCTATGCCCGCCACTCCCAATACAACGGCGAAAGCGAACCACAAGTCGCACTGCCAGCGCCGCGGAACGTTGACCTTGATGATTCGAAAAAAATCGACCTCGCCCAATTGGCAGCCGTCGAGTCGTCGGACGATTTAAAATTCGAAAGCGACGCGCTGACCACCCTGCTCAACAAGCATCGCCAAGCCAACGAATCGGACGAGGCCGCTACAGTTAGCCTGACCATCGATCCCGAGCTCGCCAAAGAACAGTACAAACTAACCGTCAACGACGAGGGCGTCAGCCTCAGCGGCGGATCGGCCGCCGGGGTGTTTTATGGAATTCAAACGATCGACCAATTGCTCGACCGATTCGGCGACCACCTGCCTTACCTGACGATCGATGATCAACCGCAATTTTCCTACCGCGGATTGATGGTCGACATTTGTCGCCATTACTTCGGGCCGGAGACATTGAAAAAAGTCATTGACCAAATGGCGCATTACAAAATGAATATACTGCAACTACGCCTCAACGAGGACGAAGCCTGGCGCATCGAAATCCCCAGCTTGCCGGAATTGACCGAGATCGGTTCCAAGCGAGGCCACGTGACACATGACGCGGACGGAAAAGTCGTGCAATTGCCTGTCGTTTTAAACGACGGCGGCACCGGCCCTTCGGGCTATCTCACCCGCGAAGACTACATCGACCTTTTGAAATACGCCAAAGCGCGGCATATCGAAGTCATTCCCGAAATCGCTGTCCCCGGCCATGCGCGATCCGCCATCCAGGCGCTGCTCGACAAACCGGGCTACTTAATGATCGATCCGGAAGACAAATCCGAGCACCTCAGCCCGCAAGGATTTGACGACAACATTCTCAATCCAGCGATGGAGGGTGTGTACCCCTTCTTGGAAGAAGTTTTCACCGCTGTCAACGAGATGCACGATGCGGCCGGTGTTCCGTTGGCTCACGTGCATATCGGCGGCGACGAAGCCCCGGAAGAAGCCTGGACGCTTTCCCCGGCCATAGCTGCCATGGGATATGAAAACGTCGATCCCAAAGTCGATCCGGAAAAATCGGTCGCCGTGCATCGAAAAATCCGCGATGACTTCTCGCAAAAATTGTACGAGATCATCGACAACACTTCATCGGGAACCGTGCATGTCGGCTCTTGGCATGAAAACGCACCGTTTGTCACCGCACGGATGGCCGACGGGAAAGCCTATATCACCGAATGGGACTTCGACGGTGACGCGACGTATGCGCGGCTCAAAACCGGACAGCCCACGGTACTCTGCAATCCTCGTACAAGCTATTTTGACATGGCCTACGAAAACAACCCCACCGAGCGAGGGCATTTCTGGTCCGGCTTTACGGATACCAAGGATGTCTACGAATACCGCCCCTTGGCGCTGACCGATAAGCCGTTACCGCAGAAAGAACGCGATCTGATCCTGGGAATTCAGTCTCAACTTTGGACCGAGACGATCAATACGCCCGAGATGCTGGAGTGGTACATGCTCCCCCGGCTGCTACCGTTCGCCGAGCGCGCTTGGAATCCCGATGTCAGTGACGAAGACGTCGCCGACCAATGGCCGGCGTTTGCGGCATTTGTGGGCAACTATGCGTTACCGCGACTGGAACGCGAGGGGGTCCATTTCCGGATTCCCAAGCCGGGAGCGATCGAAGAGGACGGAAAACTCAAAGCCATCGTCCCTTACCCGGGACTGGAAATTCGCTATACGACCGATGGCAGTGATCCGGTCGTCGAGTCTCCGCTCTATGATCCGCAAGATCCTCCGGCATACGACGCCAAGATCAAACTCCGCGCCTTCACTCCCGAGGGTCGCGGCAGTTCAACCGTACCGGTTGAGGAATAG
- a CDS encoding PPC domain-containing protein → MLRRFSLGVCACVTLAVSTFGTAAIAASPSLNIILPRGVQRGTESVISFSGARMADAEEIFFYSPGFEVTKIEADGANVAKATVKIASDCRLGEHVAQVRTKSGISEFRVFYVGALPIVNEAEPNNEFAEPQKIDLNVTVHGVVTNEDVDYYMVEAKKGQRIAAEIEGMRLGETMFDPYLAILDSKRFELASADDTPLVKQDAAVSVIAPEDGQYIIEVRESAYGGNAKCRYCVHIGTFPRPTGVYPAGGKIGEEIDVRFLGDAGGEIAAKLPLPAEIIPDYSVFATAEGSIAPSGNPFRLSEHGNALEVEPNNDFAQATPAELPLAFNGIISEPGDVDCFKFAAKKGQVFEVECYARRLRTPLDPVLNLYKADGSSLAGNDDSRGPDSYIRFKVPEDGEYIVRVTDHLGKGGADYVYRIEFSGVTPTLKLGIPRTARYSQYRQSIFVARGNRFGSLISASRANFSGELILDPKELPPGITMVCEPMAGNLNTMPVVFEAAADAPLGGMLVDFRARHADEKKNISGGYSNRADFVIAAPGQSLYSWRDVDKLAIAVVDELPFHLEIVEPKVPLVRNGSMQLKIVAHRKEGFTAAINVQLPFRPPGVGASSSVTIPEGKNEVLYPLNANGGAGIKKWKIYALGSADVGGAGWVASQLATLEVAEPYVTIALERSAVEKGQKTEIFGKLTHSRPFEGNATVRLVGLPHKVAAPELAITKETAEVTFAVTSDKTSPVGTHKNVICQVIITENAEPVVHSNVGATELRIDEPLPPKPDAPAPKPKAKPEPAKPAEPKPAPEKRLTRLEKLRLEAKERAAGTAASN, encoded by the coding sequence ATGTTGCGACGATTTTCTTTAGGTGTTTGTGCCTGTGTGACGCTGGCTGTCAGCACGTTTGGGACCGCTGCGATCGCGGCTTCCCCTTCGCTGAACATTATCCTGCCGCGCGGCGTGCAGCGGGGAACGGAAAGCGTCATCTCCTTCAGTGGAGCTCGCATGGCTGATGCCGAGGAGATCTTCTTCTATTCTCCCGGCTTTGAAGTCACCAAAATCGAAGCCGACGGGGCCAACGTCGCCAAAGCCACCGTCAAGATCGCATCCGACTGCCGACTCGGCGAACATGTGGCTCAGGTGCGTACGAAATCCGGGATTTCAGAATTCCGCGTGTTTTACGTCGGGGCTTTGCCCATCGTTAATGAAGCTGAGCCGAACAATGAATTTGCGGAACCTCAAAAAATCGACCTGAATGTCACCGTGCATGGCGTGGTCACGAACGAAGACGTCGACTACTACATGGTCGAAGCCAAAAAAGGTCAACGCATCGCAGCCGAGATCGAAGGCATGAGGTTGGGCGAAACCATGTTCGACCCCTATTTGGCAATTCTGGATTCCAAACGGTTTGAACTGGCCTCGGCCGATGACACGCCGCTGGTCAAACAGGATGCGGCTGTCTCGGTGATCGCACCGGAAGATGGACAATACATTATCGAGGTCCGCGAAAGTGCATATGGCGGAAACGCAAAATGCCGCTACTGCGTGCACATTGGCACGTTCCCTCGTCCCACCGGAGTTTATCCGGCTGGGGGAAAAATTGGTGAAGAAATCGATGTGCGGTTTCTGGGAGATGCCGGCGGAGAAATCGCCGCCAAACTGCCGCTGCCGGCGGAGATCATTCCGGACTACTCGGTGTTCGCCACAGCGGAGGGCAGCATAGCTCCCTCGGGAAATCCATTTCGGTTGTCAGAGCATGGCAATGCTTTAGAGGTCGAACCGAACAATGACTTCGCTCAAGCGACCCCCGCGGAATTGCCGCTGGCGTTTAATGGAATTATTTCCGAACCGGGCGATGTCGACTGCTTTAAGTTCGCCGCGAAAAAGGGACAAGTCTTCGAAGTCGAATGCTACGCTCGTCGCTTACGGACTCCGTTGGATCCGGTCCTCAACTTGTATAAAGCAGACGGTAGCAGTCTTGCCGGCAACGATGATTCACGCGGTCCCGACAGCTATATTCGTTTTAAAGTCCCCGAAGATGGCGAGTACATCGTCCGCGTCACCGATCACCTCGGCAAAGGGGGAGCGGACTACGTGTACCGCATCGAGTTTTCCGGGGTCACGCCGACACTCAAATTGGGGATTCCGCGTACTGCCCGCTATTCGCAGTACCGCCAATCGATTTTTGTCGCTCGGGGAAACCGTTTCGGTTCGCTCATCTCCGCCAGTCGCGCCAACTTTAGTGGAGAATTGATTCTAGATCCCAAGGAATTGCCCCCTGGGATCACGATGGTCTGTGAGCCGATGGCCGGAAATCTGAACACGATGCCGGTGGTCTTCGAAGCCGCCGCCGATGCACCGTTGGGTGGGATGCTCGTCGATTTCCGCGCACGACATGCGGATGAGAAAAAAAACATCAGTGGCGGGTATAGCAACCGCGCCGACTTCGTCATCGCCGCACCGGGACAATCGTTGTACTCCTGGCGCGATGTGGACAAATTGGCGATCGCGGTCGTGGACGAACTTCCGTTTCACTTGGAAATCGTAGAGCCCAAAGTGCCGTTGGTACGCAACGGATCGATGCAGTTGAAAATCGTGGCGCATCGCAAAGAAGGTTTCACCGCGGCGATCAACGTCCAATTGCCGTTCCGTCCCCCGGGAGTCGGAGCGTCCAGCTCGGTGACCATCCCTGAAGGGAAAAACGAAGTCCTGTATCCTTTGAACGCCAATGGCGGTGCGGGAATCAAAAAATGGAAGATCTATGCTCTCGGCTCGGCCGACGTTGGGGGAGCAGGTTGGGTGGCCTCACAATTGGCGACCTTGGAAGTCGCCGAACCGTATGTGACCATCGCCTTGGAACGCTCAGCCGTCGAAAAAGGGCAAAAGACAGAAATCTTCGGAAAGCTGACACACAGTCGCCCCTTCGAAGGAAACGCGACCGTTCGTCTGGTCGGGCTGCCGCATAAGGTCGCTGCCCCGGAATTGGCGATTACCAAAGAAACTGCCGAGGTCACCTTTGCCGTGACTTCCGATAAGACCAGTCCGGTGGGGACTCACAAAAACGTGATTTGCCAAGTGATCATCACCGAGAACGCCGAGCCGGTGGTACATAGTAACGTCGGGGCCACCGAATTGCGTATCGACGAACCGTTGCCCCCCAAGCCCGATGCCCCCGCACCGAAGCCGAAGGCAAAACCTGAACCCGCAAAACCGGCCGAGCCGAAGCCGGCACCCGAAAAACGACTGACGCGTTTGGAAAAATTGCGACTCGAAGCCAAAGAACGCGCCGCAGGAACTGCAGCGTCAAATTAA
- a CDS encoding DUF1501 domain-containing protein, with product MHFRPSRRDFLHVGFLGGLGLTLPQFLQMQQARADLKAYESTEGTAKSVIFIFAPGGMAHQETFDPKPYAPIEYRGPMNSIETNVPGTRLNELLKNTAQVTDKLAICRSMTHGEAAHERGTHNMFTGYRPSPALSFPSMGSVVTHEFPSKNHLPQYVCIPNQPNEYAGTGYLSSSYAAFSLGSDPAAKNFTVKDLKLPGGVDDTRFTRRRTVLSAVNDHFVSKEKADSLDAVDSFYQRAYSLVSSEKAREAFNINAEPDAVRDEYGRNSAGARMLLARRLCEAGSRFVTLTYGSWDMHDNINGGIRRQLPAFDQAYAALIRDLDRRGTLKDTLVCIASEFGRTPKINGTAGRDHWPKVFSVVMAGGGIKGGITYGTSDATASEPDQDPLTVEDWATTIYKCLGIVADKELMAPGDRPIEIVNGGKVRKDLLA from the coding sequence ATGCACTTTCGACCCTCACGCCGAGATTTTTTGCATGTTGGATTTTTAGGCGGATTGGGGCTGACCTTGCCTCAGTTTTTGCAAATGCAGCAAGCCCGCGCCGATCTGAAAGCTTATGAAAGCACCGAAGGCACGGCGAAATCGGTGATTTTCATTTTCGCACCCGGCGGCATGGCTCACCAAGAGACATTCGATCCCAAGCCCTACGCTCCGATCGAATATCGCGGACCGATGAATTCGATCGAAACGAATGTTCCGGGAACCCGCTTGAACGAATTGCTCAAAAACACGGCGCAGGTCACTGACAAACTGGCAATTTGCCGGTCGATGACCCACGGCGAAGCGGCCCATGAGCGGGGGACGCACAATATGTTCACCGGCTACCGTCCGAGCCCGGCTTTGTCCTTCCCCAGCATGGGAAGTGTGGTGACGCACGAGTTTCCTTCGAAGAACCATCTGCCGCAATACGTCTGTATTCCGAATCAGCCGAACGAATATGCCGGCACCGGCTACCTGAGTTCATCCTACGCCGCTTTCAGTCTCGGTTCGGATCCCGCTGCCAAAAACTTTACGGTCAAAGACCTCAAACTGCCCGGCGGCGTCGATGACACGCGGTTCACGCGTCGCCGCACGGTGCTGTCGGCTGTGAATGATCATTTTGTCTCCAAGGAAAAAGCAGACTCTTTGGATGCTGTGGACAGTTTCTACCAACGGGCCTATTCGCTCGTCAGTTCCGAAAAAGCGCGGGAGGCGTTCAACATCAACGCCGAGCCGGATGCGGTCCGCGATGAATACGGCCGCAACTCCGCCGGAGCTCGGATGTTGTTGGCCCGTCGACTGTGCGAAGCGGGGTCGCGGTTTGTCACACTGACCTACGGCAGTTGGGACATGCACGACAACATCAACGGCGGAATTCGAAGACAGCTCCCGGCATTCGACCAGGCCTATGCAGCACTGATCCGCGATCTGGATCGTCGCGGCACATTGAAGGACACTTTGGTCTGCATCGCCAGTGAATTCGGCCGTACCCCGAAAATCAACGGCACCGCCGGTCGCGACCACTGGCCCAAGGTCTTCAGCGTCGTCATGGCTGGAGGCGGGATCAAGGGCGGCATCACTTACGGAACGTCCGATGCCACTGCCAGCGAACCGGACCAGGATCCGCTGACCGTCGAAGACTGGGCCACCACGATCTACAAGTGTTTGGGAATCGTGGCTGACAAAGAACTGATGGCTCCCGGCGATCGTCCCATCGAAATCGTCAACGGCGGCAAGGTCCGCAAGGATCTATTGGCCTAG
- a CDS encoding LuxR C-terminal-related transcriptional regulator has protein sequence MAKKRKPKSPSPGEDSERLQRRAALWSKEDLLSPADPAEDLLTPEEWISIGIALDLSTRELCVAILIFEGQTRANIARQLHKKDGQPVSPGTIRVYIDRLFQKLRVNDRVGFVQRIMRVHLRLSAAS, from the coding sequence ATGGCGAAGAAACGTAAACCAAAGTCCCCCAGCCCGGGCGAGGACTCCGAACGTCTGCAGCGACGTGCGGCGCTATGGTCGAAAGAGGACTTGCTTTCACCTGCGGATCCGGCTGAGGATCTGCTGACTCCCGAGGAGTGGATTTCGATCGGCATTGCACTCGATCTCTCGACCCGTGAACTCTGCGTGGCGATCCTGATCTTTGAAGGGCAGACGCGCGCTAACATCGCCCGCCAATTGCACAAGAAGGATGGTCAACCGGTCAGCCCGGGGACGATTCGCGTCTACATCGACCGGCTGTTTCAAAAACTGCGCGTCAATGACCGGGTTGGGTTTGTGCAGCGAATCATGCGGGTGCATTTGAGATTGTCCGCTGCAAGCTGA
- a CDS encoding UxaA family hydrolase: MSAVTTNPFISLHADDNIAVAARQVPAGTTLEIAGHSLTTNDTIDLGHKVAVTAIAKGQPVKKFGQTIGFASRDIPAGTWVHTHNVVIGELELDYACASDIPPDPAPITGRTFMGYRRPDGRAATRNYVGIISTVNCSASTSKYAAAQFDQALLEQYENVDGIIPLVHKAGCAMQYGGDDHYQLNRVLSGFAKHPNIGAYVIVGLGCETGPGSFLAEKTGLVQLQIPGQQPEELPLILNIQDVGGVRKTVERTVEVLKELLPEANKVRREPIPVSELILGCECGGSDGNSGVTANPALGIASDLLIAHGGTSILAETPEICGGEHTLTRRAATKEVGEKLIERVRWWEEYTAKFGVEINNNPSPGNKKGGLTTIYEKSLGAIAKGGRTALKAVYQYAEPVTEKGFVFMDSPGYDPASVTGMVAGGANVVVFTTGRGSCFGCKPVPSIKVATNTPMYERMVDDMDINAGKVLDGSTVEDVGAEIFEMIVATASGEKTKSEAQGIGDEEFCPWSIGPVL, from the coding sequence ATGTCCGCCGTTACGACCAACCCGTTTATTTCGCTGCATGCTGACGACAATATTGCTGTTGCGGCGCGACAAGTCCCCGCAGGGACAACATTAGAAATTGCGGGTCACAGCTTGACCACGAACGACACGATCGATTTGGGGCACAAAGTTGCGGTCACAGCCATCGCGAAAGGGCAGCCGGTCAAGAAATTCGGACAGACGATCGGTTTCGCTTCCCGCGATATCCCAGCGGGGACCTGGGTGCATACCCACAACGTGGTCATTGGCGAACTGGAATTGGATTACGCCTGCGCCAGCGACATTCCACCCGATCCGGCGCCGATCACCGGACGCACGTTTATGGGCTACCGCCGCCCCGATGGCCGCGCTGCGACGCGGAACTATGTAGGAATCATTTCCACGGTGAACTGTTCGGCCAGCACCTCGAAATATGCCGCCGCGCAATTCGACCAAGCGCTGCTGGAGCAATACGAAAACGTTGACGGCATCATTCCGCTGGTGCACAAAGCGGGTTGCGCGATGCAGTATGGCGGAGACGATCACTATCAACTCAACCGCGTCTTATCCGGTTTCGCCAAGCATCCCAACATTGGGGCCTATGTCATTGTGGGACTCGGGTGCGAAACGGGACCGGGTTCGTTTTTGGCGGAAAAAACGGGTCTGGTGCAATTGCAAATTCCCGGCCAGCAACCGGAAGAGTTGCCGTTAATCTTGAACATTCAAGATGTCGGCGGCGTCCGCAAAACCGTAGAGCGGACCGTGGAAGTCTTAAAAGAACTACTCCCCGAAGCCAACAAGGTCCGCCGCGAACCGATTCCGGTCTCGGAATTGATTTTGGGATGCGAGTGCGGTGGGAGCGATGGTAATAGTGGTGTGACCGCCAACCCGGCATTGGGGATTGCCAGCGACTTGCTGATCGCGCATGGCGGCACGTCGATTTTGGCCGAAACGCCGGAGATTTGCGGGGGAGAACACACCCTCACGCGGCGGGCGGCGACGAAGGAGGTCGGCGAGAAATTGATTGAGCGGGTTCGCTGGTGGGAGGAATACACGGCGAAATTCGGTGTGGAGATCAACAACAACCCCTCACCCGGCAATAAAAAGGGGGGGCTGACCACGATTTATGAGAAATCGTTAGGAGCAATCGCCAAAGGGGGCCGTACTGCTCTCAAAGCGGTATATCAGTATGCCGAACCGGTGACCGAAAAGGGCTTTGTCTTTATGGATTCCCCCGGTTACGACCCCGCTTCAGTGACCGGCATGGTGGCCGGCGGCGCCAATGTGGTGGTGTTTACGACCGGTCGCGGGAGTTGCTTCGGCTGCAAGCCGGTTCCCTCTATAAAAGTCGCCACCAATACGCCCATGTACGAACGGATGGTTGACGACATGGACATCAACGCCGGCAAGGTTCTAGACGGCAGCACCGTTGAAGACGTCGGAGCGGAGATCTTTGAGATGATCGTAGCGACCGCTAGCGGCGAGAAGACCAAGAGCGAGGCTCAGGGCATTGGCGACGAAGAGTTTTGCCCTTGGAGTATTGGTCCGGTGTTGTGA